A section of the Pseudovibrio sp. M1P-2-3 genome encodes:
- a CDS encoding type VI secretion system domain-containing protein — MSEVEAIGKEEAAGSVAPSLMELAKALKEKGYFGDLVDAVVRPLSDPFEEEIEEHPDFDTISDELMKRGTLAHASINWGIVEESSLKLLQTAQKDISLLEALFLSRLSKKTRFAFASCVLALDAYCSLPKELRFPKDVKRFTLLLKRTTGLLTKDSPPGQAGKENAVLLAAIESLMRNEAIVEQGLTKGLRELRERLQLEEQERDKKEQATKASGSDKADREKVGSGGGSTQISSRTLKKSIGDVSGLIFELAADTALPYQLFRFGSWYDITNPPPIRTKNASVIPAVSVDTIDRYQSLLQEEEIDRASILKLERTLFSMPFWIEGHYIAAQIAEKCGHFAVKDAIHASTSAFIERLPKLHELCFENGSPFIPGEVAIWLNDSPQPKTEITEESSKPSWGLTELAENRKMTSRWNGDYKKFRSPRQKAFMELELLEMLSKAGLSSLVSDQAKRLFNSAEQSEIKTWDPEFFGRTSKIITEK, encoded by the coding sequence ATGAGTGAAGTTGAAGCCATAGGGAAAGAGGAGGCCGCTGGATCAGTAGCCCCCTCATTGATGGAACTCGCCAAGGCACTCAAGGAAAAAGGGTACTTTGGTGATCTGGTGGACGCTGTTGTGCGCCCTCTTTCCGATCCTTTCGAAGAAGAAATCGAAGAGCACCCTGACTTTGACACTATCAGTGACGAACTCATGAAGCGGGGTACACTCGCCCATGCCAGCATCAATTGGGGGATCGTGGAAGAAAGCTCATTGAAACTGCTTCAAACAGCGCAAAAGGACATTTCCCTGCTGGAAGCACTGTTTCTCTCACGGCTGAGCAAAAAGACACGCTTTGCGTTCGCTTCCTGCGTTCTGGCACTGGATGCTTATTGCAGCCTCCCTAAAGAGCTACGTTTCCCTAAAGACGTCAAGCGTTTTACGCTGCTTCTAAAGCGTACAACTGGACTCTTAACCAAAGATTCGCCTCCCGGACAGGCAGGTAAAGAAAATGCTGTTCTTCTTGCCGCTATCGAGAGCTTGATGCGCAATGAAGCTATTGTCGAACAAGGTCTTACAAAGGGTTTAAGAGAGCTTCGCGAGCGGCTCCAACTGGAAGAACAGGAACGGGATAAAAAAGAGCAAGCCACTAAAGCAAGCGGCTCTGACAAAGCTGATAGAGAAAAGGTGGGCTCAGGTGGTGGTTCTACTCAGATATCTTCCCGGACGCTGAAGAAGAGTATTGGCGATGTAAGCGGCCTCATTTTTGAGCTGGCAGCCGATACCGCCCTTCCCTATCAGCTGTTTCGTTTCGGCAGCTGGTATGACATTACAAACCCGCCGCCAATTCGGACGAAAAACGCAAGTGTGATCCCTGCAGTCTCTGTTGATACGATCGACCGTTATCAAAGCCTTCTACAGGAAGAAGAGATTGATCGGGCCTCAATCTTGAAACTGGAAAGAACACTGTTTTCCATGCCCTTCTGGATAGAGGGGCACTACATTGCCGCGCAAATTGCAGAAAAATGCGGCCATTTCGCCGTGAAAGACGCAATTCACGCCAGTACAAGCGCCTTTATTGAACGCCTGCCGAAACTGCATGAGCTGTGCTTTGAAAACGGAAGTCCTTTTATTCCCGGTGAAGTTGCTATCTGGCTAAATGACAGCCCGCAGCCCAAGACTGAGATAACTGAGGAAAGCTCAAAGCCGAGCTGGGGACTTACAGAACTTGCCGAAAACAGGAAGATGACTTCCAGATGGAACGGAGATTACAAAAAGTTCCGCTCTCCCCGCCAGAAGGCCTTTATGGAACTGGAACTTTTGGAAATGCTTTCCAAAGCGGGTCTAAGCTCTCTTGTTTCCGATCAGGCCAAACGCCTGTTCAATAGTGCCGAGCAAAGCGAAATCAAAACGTGGGACCCTGAATTTTTTGGCCGCACTTCAAAAATTATCACCGAAAAATAA
- a CDS encoding pentapeptide repeat-containing protein has protein sequence MKIFTKSILVLLVAYVIALPLYFTLDYMNVVPSDYSIIAHLLGMAGDKIVLGHWVVPTPKGLSGVPLEQTTVFLNLALGVSAIAAILVAIPALALLSYGVSSLFTLVRSSQQKATLDQFSKAAELLGNDSPALRQAGVTILTEVGKKYPKEYQSNVTQLLAAHIREQSKKQKDNVATGREPSRVRGELAASLYKLSELRQKVYNPKEEEQINLGGAYFRGLRSEGFLNAKGDAVSPDLRNAFLKECVFDRADLTGANFQNADVSRARVEEQWRDLFTAEQWATVSVINREGKVIRAPVS, from the coding sequence ATGAAGATATTTACTAAGTCCATTCTGGTTCTACTGGTTGCCTATGTCATTGCGCTGCCGCTTTATTTTACTCTAGACTATATGAATGTTGTCCCTTCGGACTACTCCATAATCGCCCACCTCCTGGGCATGGCGGGAGATAAGATTGTATTGGGTCACTGGGTTGTCCCCACGCCCAAGGGTCTTTCTGGCGTTCCCTTGGAGCAAACAACGGTCTTCCTCAACCTTGCTCTAGGTGTCAGCGCAATTGCGGCCATTCTTGTTGCAATTCCGGCGCTTGCCCTTTTGAGTTACGGCGTCAGCTCCCTTTTCACTCTGGTACGCTCCTCCCAGCAAAAAGCCACTTTGGACCAATTCAGCAAAGCTGCAGAACTTCTTGGCAATGACAGTCCCGCCTTGAGGCAGGCAGGGGTTACAATTTTAACGGAAGTAGGCAAGAAGTACCCAAAAGAATATCAGAGTAACGTTACCCAGCTTCTCGCAGCCCACATCCGGGAGCAAAGTAAAAAACAAAAGGATAATGTGGCTACAGGAAGAGAGCCTTCCCGCGTTCGCGGTGAACTGGCAGCATCCCTATATAAGCTCTCTGAACTTAGGCAAAAAGTATACAACCCCAAGGAAGAAGAGCAAATAAATCTCGGGGGGGCCTATTTCAGAGGACTTCGCAGCGAAGGCTTTTTGAATGCCAAAGGCGACGCTGTTTCCCCTGACCTTCGGAACGCCTTCCTTAAAGAGTGTGTATTCGATAGAGCCGACCTGACAGGAGCAAACTTCCAAAACGCCGACGTCTCCCGCGCCCGCGTCGAAGAGCAATGGAGAGACCTGTTCACCGCCGAACAGTGGGCAACAGTTTCCGTTATCAACCGAGAAGGAAAAGTTATCCGCGCACCTGTATCATAA
- a CDS encoding sulfotransferase domain-containing protein, with translation MRTFILGVGTQKSGTTWFFNQLKKNENFKAPFRKEMHIFDAKFLPKCGHRRSIERSYENAQKDGAGLDEQKDATLRYQMLQDPEEYFRYYDRLLSEENSFTADITPTYAAIPADGLKLIKSSFERLSISVKVVYFIREPVTRLESMVRMSFRRQKKIRTATVEDLMQEISALTQSRADLLRSSYDKAVNNIHECFGKDNVYIGFYETMFNKEELARLSEFLSIDPSTFDGAAVINGAGRKFKYSSEFLSKVKEKYNHQYDFVSQALGFDRKIWDQALVNISNNSTSN, from the coding sequence ATGAGAACTTTTATATTGGGTGTTGGGACTCAAAAGTCCGGCACTACTTGGTTTTTTAATCAATTAAAGAAAAACGAAAATTTCAAGGCACCGTTTCGTAAAGAAATGCATATTTTTGATGCAAAATTCCTTCCAAAATGCGGGCACAGACGGTCTATTGAGCGAAGCTATGAAAATGCCCAAAAAGATGGAGCAGGCTTGGATGAACAGAAGGATGCTACTCTGAGATATCAGATGCTACAGGATCCTGAAGAGTATTTCCGCTATTATGATCGGTTATTGAGTGAGGAAAACAGTTTCACGGCTGATATCACACCAACGTATGCAGCTATTCCAGCAGACGGACTTAAACTGATTAAGAGCTCCTTCGAGCGGCTCTCAATTTCGGTTAAGGTTGTCTACTTCATAAGAGAACCTGTGACCCGCTTGGAAAGCATGGTGAGAATGTCTTTCAGGAGACAAAAGAAAATAAGAACTGCGACTGTGGAAGACTTGATGCAAGAAATTTCTGCTCTCACACAGTCCCGAGCGGATCTATTGCGCTCTTCCTATGATAAGGCCGTGAATAATATTCATGAATGTTTTGGGAAAGACAATGTGTATATTGGCTTTTACGAAACGATGTTTAACAAAGAAGAATTAGCAAGGTTATCTGAGTTCCTATCTATTGATCCGTCAACATTTGACGGGGCGGCTGTAATAAATGGCGCGGGCAGAAAATTTAAATACTCATCAGAATTTTTATCAAAAGTAAAAGAAAAATATAATCATCAATATGATTTTGTTTCACAGGCGTTAGGTTTTGATCGTAAAATATGGGATCAGGCTCTGGTGAACATTTCAAATAACTCTACTAGTAACTAA
- a CDS encoding glycosyltransferase family 2 protein, producing MLELLKRIISKKQPNEEEKRHFLKGKYSDLGSFDVEVLGRTEATFVQSTTLFEGEVVSKTPEAGKTNVLACVTMYNEPSDLFEQTLSGLAASIKHLQLSNDAIKSENIIIVFIVDGATKLHHSTRQMMVDRGLLPDNEVDYSAQNALTLYESVLTLEASCASLRIITSIKHTNGGKLDSHRWILRSIAPGIDPVCWLQIDVGNVPNPESLLEISKIFDKDPTIAAVVPRVELEPVGSIFDPLYAYQHADFIMSRLVRLPSLDILGYIDMIPGQMSATRWELFNQKTETGQTVADRYLEGLQATAPYDIIRFLTEDALIGFELMCSEKNSLRVVSSYKAMSQVEPCNTLETLLKQRKRWINGGSMSTWYQAVNLMRYWRASKAKLHRKLRFTFIALWTVLTSFLALIIGPAAIVGILALDISAAESLPAGATDPMLIIIGIAALCLVLPASLATTPYIARVKPLQVRTMLTFAAIGNIVLIGVSTFKLGLWAVLFATLPMVFLFIILGLILGRRTLRVVLRSVWSFVFLLLPVNLMLQIYAIFNLNNASWGTKGVNKPQSTMDDVKPEIVERQLRRFRDVALIGYCLLSSLLAVMIVAEPSYVIPIFVLVGTVQLLAYLAAITKALQVTPHYSAQRSQGNKFPLPAPYQEDNWERSNVSDPQSFTGFDQPLKK from the coding sequence ATGCTTGAGCTGTTAAAAAGAATAATAAGTAAAAAACAACCAAACGAAGAAGAAAAAAGGCACTTCCTGAAAGGCAAATATAGCGATTTGGGTAGCTTTGATGTTGAAGTTCTGGGAAGGACAGAGGCAACATTCGTCCAGTCGACTACACTTTTTGAGGGAGAAGTAGTTTCCAAAACTCCGGAGGCAGGGAAAACCAATGTGTTGGCGTGCGTCACCATGTACAACGAACCCAGCGATCTATTTGAACAGACATTAAGTGGCTTGGCCGCATCGATTAAACATCTTCAACTTTCTAATGACGCCATCAAATCCGAGAACATTATCATAGTTTTCATAGTTGATGGGGCAACCAAACTTCACCACTCAACTCGCCAGATGATGGTTGATCGTGGCTTGCTACCAGACAATGAAGTAGACTATTCCGCCCAAAATGCTCTAACATTATATGAAAGTGTTTTAACCTTGGAGGCCTCTTGTGCCAGCTTGAGAATCATCACATCTATAAAACATACCAATGGCGGTAAACTTGACAGCCATCGTTGGATATTACGCTCTATAGCACCGGGGATTGATCCAGTATGTTGGCTGCAAATCGACGTAGGGAATGTTCCAAATCCCGAATCTCTTCTAGAAATAAGCAAGATTTTTGATAAAGATCCTACCATTGCCGCAGTTGTTCCACGTGTAGAGTTGGAACCTGTCGGAAGTATTTTTGATCCTCTATACGCCTATCAGCACGCCGACTTTATTATGTCGCGTTTGGTGCGATTACCATCTCTAGATATTCTCGGCTATATTGATATGATTCCAGGACAAATGTCGGCAACGCGTTGGGAGCTGTTCAATCAAAAGACAGAAACCGGGCAAACAGTTGCAGACCGTTATCTGGAGGGGCTTCAAGCAACCGCGCCCTACGATATTATACGCTTTTTAACTGAAGATGCCTTGATTGGTTTTGAGCTGATGTGTTCTGAAAAGAACAGTCTACGTGTTGTTTCAAGCTACAAGGCCATGTCACAAGTAGAACCTTGCAATACACTTGAGACATTACTAAAACAAAGAAAACGCTGGATTAATGGCGGGTCAATGTCTACATGGTACCAAGCTGTTAATCTCATGAGATACTGGCGTGCCTCAAAAGCTAAGTTGCATAGAAAGCTTCGTTTCACCTTTATAGCATTATGGACTGTCTTAACGAGCTTTCTTGCCTTGATTATTGGCCCTGCCGCAATTGTTGGCATACTCGCATTGGACATTTCGGCCGCTGAATCCTTACCTGCAGGCGCAACTGATCCTATGCTTATTATAATTGGGATCGCAGCATTGTGTCTGGTTTTGCCGGCAAGTTTAGCAACTACCCCGTATATTGCGCGCGTCAAGCCACTTCAGGTGCGTACCATGCTCACATTTGCAGCTATCGGTAATATTGTACTGATTGGAGTTAGCACTTTTAAGCTAGGATTATGGGCGGTGCTATTCGCAACTCTTCCAATGGTTTTCCTGTTCATCATTCTAGGACTTATACTTGGGAGGAGGACCCTACGGGTTGTTCTTCGCTCCGTATGGTCTTTTGTTTTTCTGCTGCTCCCTGTCAACCTAATGCTACAAATCTACGCCATATTTAATTTAAATAATGCGAGCTGGGGCACAAAAGGCGTTAACAAGCCCCAGTCCACCATGGACGATGTAAAGCCAGAAATTGTCGAACGTCAGCTGCGACGTTTCAGAGACGTGGCCCTGATCGGCTATTGTCTCCTTTCAAGTCTTCTGGCGGTAATGATTGTAGCGGAACCCTCATACGTCATTCCTATTTTCGTTTTGGTTGGAACCGTACAGCTTCTGGCATACTTAGCCGCCATTACCAAAGCTCTTCAAGTAACTCCCCACTATTCAGCCCAGCGAAGTCAGGGAAACAAGTTTCCATTGCCTGCCCCTTACCAAGAGGACAATTGGGAGAGGAGCAATGTGTCAGATCCCCAATCTTTCACGGGTTTCGATCAACCACTTAAAAAATAA
- a CDS encoding UDP-glucuronic acid decarboxylase family protein, translated as MSEHTNHVLVTGGAGFIGSHLCLALLETGARVTCLDNLSTGQLSNITEFLDHPNFCFHEHDITDPFPLKVDQIYNLACPASPPDYQRDPIHTTKTCVVGSLNMLELARKNCARILQASTSEIYGDPLQHPQKEHYWGNVNPIGPRACYDEGKRCAETLFFDYRRHHNVDIRVVRIFNTYGPKMRPNDGRVVSNFISSAINGEPLTVYGKGVQTRSLCYINDLILVMMKFMALPDAHPLPLNIGNPDEYTILSLAKMISQVSGTKNKVVHLPIPIDDPKQRRPDISEAKALLDWEPQVPLIEGLQRTYDYFKALPISPELSTTEPATMQAGVV; from the coding sequence ATGTCAGAGCATACTAATCATGTTTTGGTTACTGGAGGGGCTGGCTTTATTGGCTCTCACTTGTGTCTGGCTCTGTTGGAAACGGGAGCGCGTGTAACGTGCCTTGATAACCTTTCTACGGGCCAACTCAGTAATATCACCGAGTTTTTAGATCATCCGAATTTCTGTTTTCACGAGCACGATATTACTGATCCATTTCCCCTGAAGGTGGACCAAATTTACAATCTTGCATGCCCGGCCTCTCCCCCGGATTATCAACGGGATCCAATCCATACTACGAAGACTTGTGTCGTAGGATCGCTCAATATGTTAGAACTTGCCCGCAAGAATTGCGCCCGTATCCTACAAGCTTCTACGAGTGAAATTTACGGTGATCCGCTGCAACACCCCCAAAAAGAACATTACTGGGGTAATGTGAACCCTATCGGGCCCAGAGCATGCTATGACGAAGGCAAGCGATGCGCAGAGACGTTATTTTTTGATTACAGGCGACATCACAATGTGGACATTCGGGTAGTACGTATTTTCAACACCTACGGCCCCAAAATGCGCCCAAACGATGGGCGAGTTGTCTCCAATTTTATATCCAGCGCCATCAATGGTGAGCCGCTAACTGTTTACGGGAAAGGGGTACAAACCCGTTCCCTTTGCTACATAAATGACCTCATCCTGGTTATGATGAAGTTTATGGCGCTCCCTGATGCCCATCCTCTACCTCTGAATATAGGCAACCCAGATGAGTACACGATCCTGTCTTTAGCCAAAATGATCTCACAGGTTTCAGGTACAAAAAACAAGGTAGTTCATCTCCCCATACCAATCGATGATCCCAAACAGCGCAGGCCCGACATTTCAGAGGCAAAGGCCCTTCTGGACTGGGAGCCCCAAGTGCCTTTGATAGAAGGGTTACAGCGCACATATGATTACTTCAAGGCCCTACCCATATCTCCAGAACTATCAACAACAGAACCAGCAACAATGCAGGCAGGTGTGGTATGA
- the galE gene encoding UDP-glucose 4-epimerase GalE, giving the protein MSAAPTVLVTGGAGFIGSHTCKALHKAGYTPVTFDNLSTGNRSAIKWGPLETGDILDEENLCRVIAQYKPVAVIHFAALAYVGESEQDPARYYKNNVSGLLCLLSAMKRCDLHHIVFSSSCATYGLPQKLPIGEDQQQEPINAYGRTKLIGEQILEDFRRIHGFHYGILRYFNAAGADLDGEIGEDHDPETHLIPNVLTTALGGAKVKVFGTDYDTPDGTCIRDYIHVADLADAHLRALTMLTEKDPCSFACNLGSGRGVSIMEIIKESERLLERPIPFQHGPRRAGDPPFLVADTRKAQELLGWAPRHSDLSTILRSSHAWLARKSIFQDQIIRA; this is encoded by the coding sequence ATGAGCGCTGCCCCGACAGTTCTGGTTACTGGAGGAGCTGGCTTCATTGGCAGCCACACATGCAAGGCACTCCATAAGGCCGGATATACTCCAGTTACCTTTGACAATCTCTCCACTGGAAACCGCTCTGCGATAAAGTGGGGACCGTTGGAAACTGGGGATATACTGGACGAAGAAAATCTTTGTCGCGTCATAGCTCAATACAAACCTGTCGCGGTCATACACTTTGCAGCCCTCGCCTATGTTGGCGAATCCGAGCAAGACCCAGCCCGTTATTACAAGAATAATGTATCCGGTCTTCTTTGCTTATTGAGCGCTATGAAGCGTTGCGATCTGCATCACATAGTTTTTTCCAGCTCCTGCGCCACCTATGGCCTCCCTCAAAAACTGCCAATTGGAGAAGATCAGCAGCAAGAACCCATTAATGCCTATGGACGAACAAAGCTGATCGGTGAACAAATTCTGGAAGACTTCCGACGAATTCACGGTTTCCACTACGGTATTTTGCGGTATTTCAATGCAGCTGGAGCGGATTTGGACGGGGAGATTGGCGAGGACCATGATCCGGAAACTCATCTAATTCCCAATGTTCTTACCACCGCCTTGGGAGGGGCTAAAGTCAAGGTATTCGGCACAGATTATGACACACCAGATGGCACCTGCATTCGCGACTATATTCATGTAGCAGATCTCGCCGATGCACACCTGCGCGCATTAACTATGCTCACTGAGAAGGATCCTTGTTCTTTTGCCTGTAATCTGGGTTCGGGTCGCGGTGTTTCCATAATGGAAATTATCAAGGAAAGTGAGCGCCTGTTGGAAAGGCCAATTCCTTTTCAGCACGGTCCACGACGCGCAGGTGATCCACCGTTTCTTGTGGCCGACACACGCAAAGCTCAGGAACTGCTGGGATGGGCACCGCGCCATAGTGACCTGTCCACTATCTTGCGTAGCAGTCACGCTTGGCTTGCACGTAAATCCATTTTCCAAGATCAAATTATTAGAGCTTAA
- a CDS encoding glycosyltransferase family 2 protein, with product MKISAIVPCYNEEENLAAAFDAYISALSDYDDYEIIITDDGSTDRSLDIIKEYAARNSRIKFISFSRNFGNCAAFRIGYRYAKFDWCVQYDCDLQSPPEETHRLVAKLDEGYDVVFGTRNNRDDPLYRVWGTKIQQFIAHKLFGVDVPKDASVFRVMRTSVARDVINYPARSQYFIATVPLVTHNYTSVVTEHNARRAGDSKWTLGNMLSHSFDLFLGFSLAPLTFIWALLVAALGVLGFGLLINGSIESGTLSLLAVFNLLALAILGEYIKRPFSQNLPYKQVYVKETNIPQCQSDFNTRELLAEVSGKQVQPA from the coding sequence ATGAAAATTTCAGCGATTGTCCCTTGTTACAATGAGGAAGAAAACCTTGCAGCAGCGTTTGACGCTTATATCAGCGCGCTTTCTGACTATGATGATTATGAGATTATCATCACTGATGATGGCAGTACGGACCGTTCTCTAGACATTATAAAAGAATATGCGGCCCGCAATAGCCGTATTAAATTTATCTCATTTTCAAGAAATTTCGGCAATTGTGCTGCGTTCCGCATTGGTTACAGATACGCAAAATTTGACTGGTGTGTTCAGTATGATTGCGACCTCCAGTCCCCGCCAGAGGAAACTCATAGGCTGGTGGCGAAACTGGACGAAGGCTATGATGTCGTTTTTGGAACACGCAATAATAGGGATGACCCTCTCTATAGGGTGTGGGGTACCAAAATTCAGCAGTTCATCGCCCACAAACTGTTTGGTGTTGATGTTCCAAAGGATGCATCTGTGTTCCGCGTCATGCGCACGTCTGTCGCCAGAGATGTGATTAATTATCCTGCACGTTCCCAATATTTTATTGCGACTGTACCTTTGGTCACCCACAATTACACATCTGTGGTGACAGAACACAATGCCCGCCGTGCAGGTGATTCTAAATGGACACTGGGCAACATGCTCAGCCACAGTTTTGATTTGTTTCTTGGGTTCTCCCTCGCACCGCTCACCTTTATTTGGGCTCTTCTTGTAGCAGCTTTGGGGGTCTTGGGATTTGGCCTTCTTATCAATGGTAGTATTGAGAGCGGAACCCTGTCTCTTCTAGCGGTGTTCAACCTGCTGGCTCTGGCAATTTTAGGTGAGTACATCAAAAGGCCATTCAGCCAGAACCTGCCCTATAAGCAGGTTTATGTGAAAGAAACCAATATCCCCCAATGCCAAAGCGACTTTAACACGCGTGAACTTCTTGCAGAAGTTTCTGGCAAGCAGGTGCAACCAGCTTAG
- a CDS encoding ATP-grasp domain-containing protein: MLENNHTVHPQANYAEDKTILILGAGPDQYPLYQRAKEAGARIIGADANAASLARDLTDQFLHIKTRRAEEILELLAGEKIDGVASPGNDSFHQTIFDLAKQLELPHTLSSAAVRASMDKGYFSDKAKEIGLFSPQHCQSRKLCKLEEFAKKARFPLIAKPSDASGSKGLSFLDCIQELPVGFEKAASLSPTHTVIAEEYIPGDQFGVETFFYKGQCILLAVSKRGHTGAPDFLVTHHHMSKDLTSSIESELRLAVNAIAKELGITDGPINFDVIKPHSGPLCFLEMGARLSGNGFPQLVRQVFGVDTYEWTLQTALGLLLPDATGALAPKQSGLLKILSANKTGVFDGVRGLEHFRKEPAFRDLHLFVSKGDQVRPFKKTIDRLGTVLLSHEDPELIEQALRVLEKNISFEISETNSIIEAVS; encoded by the coding sequence GTGCTCGAAAACAACCACACTGTTCACCCTCAAGCAAACTATGCTGAGGACAAAACAATTCTCATTCTTGGCGCGGGGCCAGATCAGTATCCCCTATACCAACGGGCTAAAGAGGCCGGTGCACGCATCATAGGAGCCGATGCCAACGCCGCATCCCTCGCCCGAGATCTTACTGATCAGTTTCTCCATATCAAAACCCGAAGAGCTGAAGAAATCCTAGAGCTCTTGGCAGGTGAGAAAATTGATGGTGTTGCATCTCCTGGAAATGACTCCTTCCACCAAACTATTTTTGATTTAGCAAAGCAGCTTGAGCTACCTCACACTCTCTCTTCAGCTGCAGTTCGTGCCTCCATGGATAAGGGGTATTTTTCAGATAAAGCAAAAGAGATCGGGCTTTTCTCTCCCCAGCATTGCCAATCACGCAAACTTTGTAAGCTGGAGGAATTTGCAAAGAAGGCGCGTTTTCCCTTAATTGCAAAACCCTCGGACGCTTCGGGAAGCAAGGGGCTGAGTTTTTTGGACTGTATTCAGGAGCTGCCAGTTGGTTTTGAAAAAGCGGCATCTCTTTCTCCAACGCACACTGTGATTGCCGAAGAATATATTCCCGGAGACCAGTTCGGAGTGGAGACATTCTTTTATAAGGGACAGTGTATTTTGCTTGCTGTGAGCAAGCGAGGACATACGGGCGCTCCTGATTTTCTGGTAACTCACCACCACATGTCCAAGGACCTGACAAGCAGCATCGAAAGTGAGTTGCGTTTGGCTGTAAACGCTATTGCCAAAGAGCTTGGCATTACCGATGGCCCCATTAACTTTGACGTAATCAAACCTCACTCCGGCCCTCTTTGCTTTTTGGAAATGGGCGCACGTCTTTCTGGCAACGGCTTCCCACAGCTTGTGCGCCAAGTCTTTGGTGTCGATACCTATGAATGGACACTCCAAACTGCTTTAGGCCTGTTGCTGCCAGATGCCACGGGAGCATTGGCTCCAAAACAGAGCGGCCTTTTAAAAATTCTGTCTGCAAATAAAACAGGCGTATTCGACGGTGTCCGGGGTTTGGAGCACTTTAGAAAAGAGCCAGCGTTTCGGGACCTTCACCTATTTGTCTCCAAAGGAGATCAGGTGCGCCCTTTTAAGAAGACAATCGACCGGCTGGGAACAGTTCTTCTAAGCCATGAAGATCCGGAATTGATTGAGCAAGCACTTAGGGTTCTTGAGAAAAATATTTCATTTGAAATTTCAGAGACAAATTCAATAATAGAGGCGGTTTCATGA
- a CDS encoding GNAT family N-acetyltransferase: MRVIKAEKPGEIDALLQSFEVPTEIEEQVRWHAFFKSARPLTWPRCKSAFLSVVHGKKIVGCCSVYRYPYPLPFESAWMRRTARTFFWPANPVNMQGLPVISKGNNPEEVYPALLEAIDKLRVRWLAPAIRLIMLDAQNDAPLIEYLKRANYLLEQGIVKNTLEVSWDNFEGYFEKHLRSKTRRLLRKAHKNATGAGVTFQPLTNPSKEQDRICELLQNVADKNKSEVIWSERFLEKEKTYLKERKLVVLGSYLNGKLIGCTVNFNQGSEFVMKSIGLDYSCSEELNLYRLMLLQGIRYSIEAGYSTLNAGFSQYAIKRRLGFSQENTLTAVKSWPLAVAPYFAYRSASMIGETSHQPTKAEGSA, encoded by the coding sequence ATGAGAGTAATCAAAGCAGAAAAGCCGGGAGAGATTGACGCATTACTTCAAAGCTTCGAGGTTCCTACCGAGATTGAGGAGCAAGTTCGCTGGCATGCCTTCTTTAAAAGTGCACGCCCTCTCACTTGGCCACGTTGCAAAAGTGCCTTTCTTTCAGTCGTACATGGAAAGAAAATCGTTGGATGCTGCAGCGTATATCGCTACCCTTACCCCCTTCCTTTTGAAAGTGCATGGATGCGACGTACTGCACGCACGTTTTTTTGGCCCGCAAATCCCGTCAATATGCAGGGACTTCCAGTAATCAGCAAGGGCAACAATCCTGAAGAGGTATACCCTGCTCTGCTGGAGGCTATAGATAAGCTAAGAGTTAGATGGCTTGCTCCAGCCATCCGCCTTATCATGTTGGACGCACAAAATGATGCTCCACTTATTGAGTACCTCAAACGCGCCAATTATCTGCTTGAACAGGGTATCGTAAAAAACACTCTTGAAGTGAGCTGGGATAATTTTGAGGGGTATTTTGAAAAGCATCTGCGAAGTAAAACCCGCCGCCTGCTGCGAAAGGCGCATAAAAACGCTACTGGTGCGGGCGTAACCTTTCAGCCCCTAACCAATCCCAGCAAAGAACAAGACAGGATTTGTGAACTTCTACAAAATGTGGCTGACAAAAACAAAAGTGAGGTTATTTGGTCAGAGCGTTTTTTGGAAAAGGAAAAGACATACCTTAAAGAAAGGAAGCTGGTAGTCCTTGGGTCTTATCTGAATGGCAAGCTCATTGGATGCACCGTTAACTTTAATCAGGGCAGTGAATTCGTAATGAAATCCATCGGGCTGGATTATTCCTGCAGTGAAGAATTGAACCTATACCGCCTTATGTTGCTACAAGGCATTCGGTATTCGATTGAGGCAGGATACAGCACTTTAAACGCAGGCTTTTCTCAATATGCCATCAAGCGCCGCCTTGGTTTTTCTCAGGAAAATACGCTAACGGCTGTAAAGTCATGGCCCTTAGCTGTGGCTCCCTATTTCGCATATCGCTCCGCCTCAATGATTGGGGAAACGAGCCACCAACCTACAAAAGCAGAGGGAAGTGCTTGA